In one window of Amblyomma americanum isolate KBUSLIRL-KWMA chromosome 9, ASM5285725v1, whole genome shotgun sequence DNA:
- the LOC144105331 gene encoding cholinesterase-like: MMAGRILSVACLFSLAFLVISVSSASVPNNEEAPVINAAVGKLRGSKRVVADDKTVYAFTGVPYAKPPVGQLRYRKPEPETPWGDNERDATKTPPSCMQVAAFAPRNLLWVPFGLPTSEDCLYLNVWTPTLNASAALPVMAWLHGGGFQVGSAAMPVDDGGNLAALGNVVVVTIAYRLQSFGFLYDGTDAAPGNQGLHDQALALRWIQDNINAFGGNPEEVTLFGWSAGGISTGFHLLSPGSKALFKRAIIQSAGVTKKGRAKDKFEMLKYSRSFARRFGCYNDSSDANIVPCLQNINETLLSIVEQTFVYLEYGKFEPIFGDSFLPIEPRSAEFSGDKDVMIGQTANEGTNAIYTRTRESFSEILAPRKINKAEMLHYLGRLYANLTLPQLMKLHELYMSEIGDFDYDALRQALAETKGDSHVTCGSVNAACKLANATAMAESGKKVHFYEMNYVSPCTKRQAWFGMTHGDDIPLVFGRAFDKEGGCAADSSYSRKIMDIWSSFAKGRTPTAPEGNEWPKFTSDSQSILKLTATGSEVSRFNRNERCKALKELNLY; encoded by the exons ATGATGGCGGGACgcatacttagcgttgcctgcctGTTCTCCCTGGCATTCCTGGTAATTTCAGTGTCCAGCGCTAGTGTTCCGAACAACGAGGAGGCCCCGGTTATAAATGCTGCTGTCGGTAAACTGCGCGGTTCCAAGCGCGTAGTTGCAGACGACAAGACCGTGTATGCCTTTACGGGCGTACCGTATGCTAAGCCGCCGGTCGGACAGCTTCGATATCGGAAGCCCGAACCCGAGACGCCGTGGGGCGACAACGAGCGGGATGCGACCAAGACGCCACCGTCGTGCATGCAAGTCGCCGCATTCGCGCCCAGGAACCTTTTGTGGGTTCCTTTTG GTCTGCCAACCAGTGAAGACTGCCTCTACCTGAACGTATGGACCCCAACGCTCAATGCGTCTGCAGCGCTTCCTGTCATGGCGTGGCTTCATGGAGGGGGATTTCAAGTGGGTTCGGCAGCAATGCCTGTCGATGACGGAGGCAACTTGGCTGCTTTAGGAAACGTCGTTGTGGTCACAATTGCCTATAG GCTGCAGTCGTTCGGCTTCCTCTACGATGGCACAGATGCTGCCCCCGGAAACCAAGGCCTCCACGACCAAGCGCTGGCCCTTAGGTGGATTCAGGACAACATAAACGCTTTCGGCGGGAACCCGGAGGAAGTTACTTTGTTTGGCTGGAGTGCCGGCGGCATTTCCACCGGCTTTCACCTCCTTTCACCAGGAAGCAAGGCTCTCTTCAAGCGAGCCATTATCCAGAGCGCCGGTGTCACAAAGAAGGGACGTGCGAAAGACAAGTTTGAGATGTTGAAATACTCCCGCAGTTTCGCTCGCAGATTTGGATGCTACAACGACAGTTCCGACGCGAACATCGTCCCTTGCCTTCAAAATATCAACGAAACACTCCTTTCCATCGTCGAGCAGACATTTGTTTACCTTGAATATGGTAAGTTTGAGCCAATCTTCGGAGATTCGTTTTTGCCTATAGAGCCTCGCTCTGCTGAGTTCTCCGGAGACAAGGACGTCATGATTGGACAGACCGCGAACGAGGGAACGAATGCTATTTACACCAGGACTAGAGAGTCCTTCTCTGAGATTCTAgcaccaagaaaaataaacaaggcCGAAATGTTGCACTATCTAGGCAGGCTGTACGCAAACCTGACGCTTCCACAACTTATGAAGTTGCATGAATTGTATATGTCTGAGATTGGAGATTTCGACTACGACGCCCTGAGGCAAGCCCTCGCCGAAACCAAGGGAGACTCTCACGTGACATGCGGCAGCGTGAACGCCGCGTGCAAGTTGGCGAATGCTACAGCCATGGCGGAGTCTGGAAAGAAAGTCCACTTCTATGAAATGAATTACGTGTCGCCCTGCACCAAAAGACAGGCTTGGTTCGGCATGACGCACGGTGACGATATACCGCTCGTCTTTGGCAGAGCTTTCGACAAGGAAGGCGGCTGCGCTGCGGACTCTTCCTATAGCAGGAAGATCATGGACATATGGAGCAGCTTTGCCAAGGGAAG GACTCCAACCGCACCCGAAGGAAACGAGTGGCCGAAGTTCACGTCGGATTCTCAGTCGATCCTTAAGCTGACAGCCACTGGCTCTGAGGTGTCCAGATTCAATCGCAATGAACGTTGCAAAGCGCTGAAGGAGCTTAATCTCTACTGA